From Thermocladium sp. ECH_B, one genomic window encodes:
- a CDS encoding indolepyruvate ferredoxin oxidoreductase subunit alpha, which yields MNCIRRFMLGNHAIAQGFIEAGLAVAMGYPGTPSSEIMEYIMEEGKKYGIYAEWSSNEKVALEGAYGAAMTGARAIATMKHVGLNVAMDPLMSSAYTGVEGGLVIVTADDPGMWSSQNEQDNRWVGIHAYIPVLEPYDPANAKDLAKISMEFSSRMKHPILFRTVTRVSHTREAVEACSNASPIFGGGIDRRQKRFALIPSNARKLRNELLDRWMKIGEAVEELPVTIRSGDDLLIVTSGSAFTYVLDSINELEVNPTVINLSASVPIQRRKLLDLATGAKKIVVIEEGDPVIETQLKAALFDEGIRLPILGKSSFISPAGELTIDKVNAVIAGALGIQPPRRPRVEMGYEAPQRPPVFCPGCPHAASFYALKLASNTARAKPLFSGDIGCYSLGINLPFDEEDVLTDMGSSLGVGMGIYRGNGEKSFVVSVIGDSTYFHSGLPALANAVYNRTPLLLLVLDNRTTAMTGGQPNPTHSIPIEDTARGLGVRNVYSIDPFNIKEAIATMRRAIDDVKRGEVSVVVARRACALEAVKELKREGAKPLLYYVNDEACKACGICYNMIACPAIQPKDDGKAWIDPSMCSGCSVCAQVCPYDAIKPKGDPSWLKKWGEAL from the coding sequence ATGAACTGCATAAGGAGGTTCATGCTCGGCAACCACGCCATCGCCCAAGGATTCATTGAGGCAGGCCTAGCCGTAGCCATGGGTTACCCAGGCACCCCCAGCAGCGAGATAATGGAGTACATCATGGAGGAGGGAAAGAAATACGGAATATACGCCGAGTGGTCCAGCAATGAGAAGGTAGCGCTGGAGGGCGCGTATGGTGCAGCCATGACTGGGGCCAGGGCGATAGCCACCATGAAGCATGTGGGGCTAAATGTAGCCATGGATCCCCTAATGTCAAGCGCATACACGGGGGTGGAGGGCGGCCTAGTGATAGTCACAGCGGATGATCCGGGCATGTGGTCCAGCCAGAATGAGCAGGACAATAGGTGGGTCGGCATCCATGCATACATACCTGTCCTGGAGCCGTATGACCCGGCCAACGCCAAGGACTTGGCTAAGATATCCATGGAATTCAGCTCACGAATGAAGCACCCCATCCTCTTTAGGACAGTCACGAGAGTATCTCACACCAGGGAAGCAGTGGAGGCGTGCAGCAATGCATCCCCAATATTTGGAGGCGGCATCGATAGGAGGCAGAAGAGATTCGCCTTGATCCCAAGCAATGCGCGTAAATTGAGGAATGAATTGTTGGATAGGTGGATGAAGATAGGGGAGGCAGTGGAGGAGCTGCCCGTGACTATTCGAAGCGGGGATGACTTGCTAATAGTGACGAGTGGATCCGCATTCACATACGTGCTGGACTCAATAAATGAATTGGAAGTTAATCCCACGGTGATAAACCTCAGCGCCTCCGTTCCAATCCAACGCAGGAAGCTGCTTGACTTAGCCACTGGGGCAAAGAAGATCGTGGTGATTGAGGAGGGCGATCCCGTTATCGAGACTCAGCTAAAGGCTGCGTTATTCGATGAGGGAATTAGGTTACCCATCCTCGGCAAGTCAAGCTTCATATCTCCCGCGGGGGAACTCACAATTGATAAGGTTAATGCGGTAATAGCGGGGGCCCTAGGCATACAGCCCCCGAGGAGACCACGGGTAGAGATGGGGTATGAAGCGCCACAGAGACCGCCGGTGTTTTGCCCAGGTTGTCCGCATGCAGCATCGTTTTACGCCTTGAAGCTGGCATCCAACACTGCCAGAGCGAAACCGCTCTTCAGCGGCGATATTGGGTGCTATAGTCTAGGCATAAATCTTCCCTTTGATGAGGAGGATGTATTGACCGATATGGGTAGTTCCCTTGGAGTCGGCATGGGCATATACAGGGGGAACGGGGAGAAATCATTCGTGGTGTCGGTGATAGGGGACTCCACTTACTTCCATTCAGGTCTACCCGCGCTGGCCAATGCTGTTTATAATAGGACACCCCTCCTACTCCTTGTCCTAGATAATAGGACTACCGCTATGACGGGCGGCCAACCCAACCCCACCCACTCAATACCAATAGAGGACACTGCAAGGGGCTTGGGCGTGAGGAATGTGTACTCCATTGATCCATTCAACATCAAGGAGGCGATCGCCACAATGAGGAGGGCCATTGATGACGTGAAGAGGGGAGAAGTCTCCGTGGTGGTGGCTAGGAGGGCATGCGCACTGGAGGCCGTTAAGGAATTGAAGAGGGAGGGAGCAAAGCCCCTCCTATATTACGTGAATGATGAGGCATGCAAGGCATGCGGCATATGCTACAACATGATCGCTTGCCCAGCAATTCAACCCAAGGATGATGGAAAAGCATGGATAGATCCCAGCAT
- a CDS encoding TATA-box-binding protein, with translation MPKEPSYRIENIVATVNLGVDLNLEMLAEKLPAAEYNPEQFPGLILRLQKPKISALIFRTGNMVCTGAKSEEELKRAIKSLIKILNEYGAEIPMNPDIQVQNIVASGNLHAEVDIERSALMLENSMYEPEQFPGLIYRMGDPKVVLLIFSSGKIVCTGAKRDLQVKEAIVKLYDKLKDVGALYELSEETGEAEEL, from the coding sequence ATGCCAAAGGAACCAAGCTATAGGATAGAGAACATAGTTGCGACGGTTAACTTAGGGGTTGATCTTAACTTAGAGATGCTTGCCGAGAAGCTCCCCGCCGCCGAGTACAATCCGGAGCAGTTTCCCGGCCTCATATTGAGGCTGCAAAAGCCCAAGATATCGGCATTGATATTCAGGACCGGCAACATGGTTTGCACGGGAGCCAAGAGCGAGGAGGAGTTGAAGAGAGCCATTAAGAGCCTCATCAAGATACTTAACGAGTATGGGGCCGAGATACCCATGAACCCGGATATACAGGTACAGAACATAGTTGCCTCAGGCAACCTACATGCAGAGGTTGATATAGAGAGATCAGCCCTCATGCTGGAGAACTCCATGTATGAGCCGGAGCAGTTTCCCGGCCTCATATATAGGATGGGGGATCCAAAGGTAGTTCTACTCATATTTAGCTCCGGTAAGATAGTGTGCACCGGCGCCAAGAGGGATCTACAGGTCAAGGAAGCCATAGTTAAGCTATATGATAAGTTAAAGGACGTGGGCGCCCTCTATGAGCTAAGCGAGGAGACGGGTGAAGCTGAGGAATTATGA
- a CDS encoding glutamate--tRNA ligase → MNDIYDAALRSALMNAVKFGGSADVKAVMTRILTERPDLRQRAKEVKAIVEEVVAKVNSMKPEEQKQLLEERWPDALMPEKRHVEEKKGIETLPPLPGADKYQLIKLRFAPNPDFVLHLGSARPAIINYAYKVKYGDKARFVLRFEDTDPRTKRPMKEAYTAIKDDLKWLGIKWDEEYVQSQRMEVYYDHVRRAVSMGKAYVVAKGTQCDPDQWKSLKAQGKPCANREADPALNSELLDQMFQGVFGEGEAVVAIKTDLSSPDPSLRDWIALRIIDTHKSPHPLVGDKYILWPTYNFAVAIDDHLLGITHILRAQEHRVNTVKQSYVYKAFNWEMGETIHFGRLHIEGASLSKSILKKYDLPFNDITLPTLAGLRERGIQPEAIWEVILSVGIKENDATISMDNLFAANRRILEPRANRFMFVKDPVPLEIRTESPLKARIQYHPSHPERGFRTIELSPINGLVTVYVSRSDLSSMLPGSVIRLMDLANVKILLENGQYRGEIQSLGVEDAKKHGYKIIQWVPPSSVPTRVIVPSGVGKRDTHEGQSEPAAASEXGVGDVVQLVRYGFVKLSSKTADGLEFIYIHG, encoded by the coding sequence ATGAATGATATTTACGACGCAGCTTTGAGAAGCGCATTGATGAATGCGGTGAAGTTCGGCGGATCCGCTGACGTGAAGGCCGTAATGACGAGGATCCTAACGGAGAGGCCGGACTTAAGGCAACGCGCAAAGGAGGTCAAGGCAATAGTTGAGGAGGTGGTGGCTAAAGTGAACTCAATGAAGCCCGAGGAGCAGAAGCAACTGCTTGAGGAGAGGTGGCCTGATGCATTAATGCCGGAGAAGAGGCACGTGGAGGAGAAGAAGGGAATAGAGACGCTGCCCCCCCTCCCCGGCGCAGATAAGTATCAATTAATAAAGCTGAGGTTCGCCCCTAATCCCGACTTCGTGCTTCACTTGGGCAGCGCGAGGCCGGCCATAATTAACTATGCATATAAGGTTAAGTACGGCGATAAGGCTCGCTTCGTGCTTAGGTTTGAGGACACGGATCCCAGAACCAAGAGACCCATGAAGGAGGCCTACACGGCTATAAAGGATGACCTAAAGTGGTTGGGGATTAAGTGGGATGAGGAGTACGTGCAGTCCCAACGAATGGAGGTGTACTACGACCACGTGAGGCGAGCCGTTTCAATGGGTAAGGCATATGTGGTCGCAAAGGGAACGCAGTGCGACCCGGATCAATGGAAATCATTAAAGGCGCAGGGCAAGCCGTGCGCTAATAGGGAGGCCGACCCAGCCCTGAACTCCGAATTACTTGACCAAATGTTTCAGGGAGTATTTGGGGAAGGGGAGGCCGTGGTGGCAATTAAGACGGATTTATCGAGTCCCGACCCATCGTTAAGGGATTGGATTGCCCTGAGGATAATTGATACGCATAAGTCGCCTCACCCACTCGTTGGGGATAAGTACATTCTGTGGCCAACCTATAACTTCGCCGTGGCCATTGATGATCACTTGCTCGGCATAACCCACATACTTAGGGCCCAGGAGCATAGGGTTAACACGGTTAAGCAGAGCTACGTCTATAAGGCATTTAATTGGGAGATGGGGGAGACCATACACTTCGGCAGATTACATATAGAGGGTGCCTCCCTCAGCAAATCGATCCTGAAGAAGTATGATTTGCCATTCAACGACATCACTCTTCCAACATTGGCTGGGCTAAGGGAGCGTGGCATACAGCCAGAGGCGATTTGGGAAGTGATTCTCTCCGTGGGGATAAAGGAGAATGATGCTACCATATCCATGGATAACCTCTTCGCCGCGAATAGGAGAATCCTAGAGCCCCGCGCCAATAGATTCATGTTCGTCAAGGACCCCGTTCCCCTCGAGATAAGGACGGAGTCGCCGCTTAAGGCCCGCATCCAGTATCATCCAAGTCATCCAGAAAGGGGATTCAGGACAATAGAGTTATCCCCAATTAATGGCTTGGTAACGGTATATGTTTCAAGAAGCGATTTATCCTCGATGCTCCCCGGCTCCGTGATTAGGTTAATGGATTTAGCCAACGTTAAGATCCTCCTAGAGAATGGCCAATACAGGGGAGAGATACAGAGCCTCGGCGTTGAGGATGCAAAGAAGCATGGCTACAAGATAATTCAATGGGTGCCTCCATCCTCGGTTCCTACTAGGGTGATAGTGCCGAGCGGCGTGGGCAAGAGGGATACCCATGAGGGCCAAAGCGAGCCGGCCGCAGCGTCGGAGNTAGGGGTGGGCGACGTGGTTCAATTGGTTAGGTATGGCTTCGTCAAGTTAAGCAGCAAGACCGCGGATGGCCTTGAGTTCATCTATATACATGGGTGA